CAGCCGCGACGGCGAGAAGGCGGAGCGGCGCGACCCCCGGGGCGTGGCCCACGTACCCCGCCGCCGCGGCGCCCAGCAGGAGCGGGTAGAGTGGCGCGTACACCAGCGGCGCCACGCGGACGAGGCCGGGGTCGGGCCCCATCCGCTCCGCCCAGAACCCCGGCTTCCCCCGTTTCGAGACGGCGAGCGCCGCGCGGGACAGGAAGAAGAGCCCCGCCCCCCACGAAGCCGCCGCCGCCGCCGCGCCGACGGCGAGCGGGCGCGCGAGGTCCTGCCCCACGGCGGCGAAGGGGAGGAGGAGGAGCAGCATGATGCCGAGGGAGAGCACGAGCAGGCGGAGGGCGCGGTGTGCGTACAGGGCCTGTGCGGGGATGCCGAGACGGCGGAGGAACCCCTCGTCCGCGGGCCGAAGGAGGACGGAGTGCGCGACGAAGCCGACCGCGCCGCCGATCCAGAGCCCCAGGAGCACCGAACGGTCCGCGTCGTCCACGCGCGGCTGCAGCCGCGGCCCGGCCACGAACAGCCCGGCGGCGAGCACAACCAGGGGGAGGACCACCCCGGCCAGCGTCCCCGCGCGCGGACGGCGCAGCTCGCTGCGGAGCCTGCGCCCGTCCAGCCGCAGGAGGAGACCGGCGCCTCCGCTCAAGCCGGCGGCTCCGCGGAAGCGTCCCCGCGTCCGCCTTCCCGCTGCCGCATCCGCTCCGCGAGCTTGCGCTCGAAGCCGCGGTCCGAGGGCTCGTAGAAGCGCTCGCCCGCGATCACGTCCGGGAGGCACTGCAGGTCCACCACGGCGCCCTCGTAGTCGTGGGCGTACCGGTAGTCCTTCCCGTACCCCCACTCCTTCATCAGCCCCGTGGTGGCGTTGCGGAGGTGCAGGGGGACGGGCGCGTCGGGGTGCTGCGCCGCGGCGTCGGTGGCGGCGTGGAGCGCCAGGTAGGCGCGGTTGGACTTGGGCGCCGTGGCCAGGTAGAGGATGGCGTTCGCCAGTGGGAGGTACCCCTCCGGCGCGCCCAGCCGCTCGAACGCCTGCATCGCCTGGACGGTGACGATCCCGGCCTGCGGGTCCGCGAGCCCCACGTCCTCGTACGCCATGGCGATCATCCGGCGGAAGAGCGTCTTGGGGTCCTCGCCGCCCCGGATCATCCGCATGGCCCAGTAGAGGGCCCCCTCGGCGGAGGAGGAGCGGAGCGACTTGTGGAAGGCGGAGAGCATCTCGTACGACAGGGTGGCGTCGTACCGGTCGGTGCGCTGCTGCAGCCCTTCGCGCACCCGCTCCTCGGTGAGCGTCGCGCCGGGACCGGCCAGGCGGGCCGCGATCTCCAGCGCGGTGAGCGCCTGCCGCGCGTCGCCGCCCGTGGCGCGCACCAGCGCCTCCTCCGCCTCCGCGTCCAGCCGGACGCCCAGCTCGCCCAGCCCGCGCTCCTCGTCCGCCAGCGCGCGGTGCAGCACGGCGCGCACGTCCTCCGGCCGGAGCGGCTCCAGCACCAGCACCCGCGAGCGCGAGAGCACCGCCGGGTTTATCTCGAACCCCGGGTGCTCCGTGGTGGCCCCGATCAGCGTGAGGAGCCCCGACTCGATGAAGGGGAGCAGGAAGTCCTGCTGCCCCTTGTTGAGCCGATGGATCTCGTCCACGAAGAGGAGCGTCCCCCGCCCGCCGCGGCGGCGCTGCTCCGCCTCCTTGACGATCTCCCGCAGGCGGGGGACGCCCTCGCTCACGGCGCTGAAAGGGACGAACGAGGCGTCCACCTCCTCCGCGATGACCCGCGCGAGGGTGGTCTTCCCGCTCCCCGGCGGCCCGTGCAGAATGAGGTTGGGGAGGTGCCCCGCCCGCAGCAGCCGGCGCAGCGTCCCCTCCGGCCCGGCGAGGTGCTCCTGCCCCACCACCTCGTCCAGCGTGCGGGGACGCATCCGCTCCGCCAGCGGCGCGGCCGAGCGCGGCCGGTCGGAGTCTTCACCCGCCTTCGGCCGCGCGGGCGCGGCGGGACGCGCCGCTGGCTCCTC
Above is a window of Longimicrobiaceae bacterium DNA encoding:
- a CDS encoding replication-associated recombination protein A, with the translated sequence MSEDTLPLFGEEPAARPAAPARPKAGEDSDRPRSAAPLAERMRPRTLDEVVGQEHLAGPEGTLRRLLRAGHLPNLILHGPPGSGKTTLARVIAEEVDASFVPFSAVSEGVPRLREIVKEAEQRRRGGRGTLLFVDEIHRLNKGQQDFLLPFIESGLLTLIGATTEHPGFEINPAVLSRSRVLVLEPLRPEDVRAVLHRALADEERGLGELGVRLDAEAEEALVRATGGDARQALTALEIAARLAGPGATLTEERVREGLQQRTDRYDATLSYEMLSAFHKSLRSSSAEGALYWAMRMIRGGEDPKTLFRRMIAMAYEDVGLADPQAGIVTVQAMQAFERLGAPEGYLPLANAILYLATAPKSNRAYLALHAATDAAAQHPDAPVPLHLRNATTGLMKEWGYGKDYRYAHDYEGAVVDLQCLPDVIAGERFYEPSDRGFERKLAERMRQREGGRGDASAEPPA